A region from the Manihot esculenta cultivar AM560-2 chromosome 13, M.esculenta_v8, whole genome shotgun sequence genome encodes:
- the LOC110629302 gene encoding uncharacterized protein LOC110629302, whose amino-acid sequence MEGFAVVELKKESRLSWEVELSWEDVFLGCNNLPQLSLTEQVEYLRLTSVAKKYDVERCMFTSNLRDIKDAASRADMDNIKAPKNFTLSRESMNAALDALRAGRYVSEATQEVAQVISSRSASRFVLPAPASSRAPKPSSRGVRSSRPSSRSRPSSAPQSSQAPRSQWAPTEGAKKAPGVTARPVEGTELVRKNSALPSGDVPEERFKTSTTEERAPEGGMEVAPVTEGVKPRPVDDEGATERVGSKRPPPSEAPASAPISKRSRASRRPGPALPPLEKKKETSVVPLLFAPDNDILNAEDITHQSPASVVAEILRERMFGGVTEASNPRLLALTSLLVSSTREQVAFRSRTREELGGTIREMLLMLMGFFMEVDARDESIQSTVDRQIEEARLEENLIATSDARGHLAAAQEHLKTLREELAHTKEALEGADKRVAAAEVRLDEVLEQLSSLEETQKERDEAWHQHESLKADFDVVLAQKDEALARVVVLEQELSKRADNEKDLALAVEASRLQNQHLCQEVEALKKRCSALLEDAKHAEDRVQLECEERLWEYKESAELKREIEQACEACLQGYKDSSELKAGIAEACEERLAEYKASDEIKNAIWQKGFRMFVSGFNRGLREARYAPSTPLVELRAAEEDSDGEEVLYGEDDKPLPKGVPHTATGSHKEDAELGEEGEEGNSQSTVADAKLQEEDAGPKEEKLFLS is encoded by the exons ATGGAGGGGTTCGCAGTGGTGGAGCTAAAGAAAGAATCCAGACTGTCTTGGGAGGTGGAGCTCTCCTGGGAGGATGTCTTTCTAGGCTGTAACAACCTGCCTCAGCTGAGTCTCACTGAGCAGGTCGAAtaccttcgactgacttctgttgcgaagaagtatgatgtcgaaagGTGTATGTTCACTTCCAATCTTCGGGATATCAAGGACGCGG CTTCTCGGGCAGATATGGACAACATCAAGGCCCCCAAGAACTTCACCCTCTCTCGGGAGAGTATGAATGCTGCGTTAGACGCCCTCCGAGCTGGGCGATATGTGTCGGAAGCCACTCAGGAGGTGGCCCAGGTCATCTCTTCCAGGTCAGCAAGCCGGTTCGTTCTTCCTGCTCCTGCTTCTTCCCGGGCtcccaagccgagctctcgaggTGTCAGGTCTTCCAGGCCCTCAAGCCGCAGCAGACCAAGCTCGGCTCCTCAGTCTTCTCAAGCCCCCAGGTCCCAATGGGCTCCTACTGAGGGGGCGAAAAAGGCTCCAGGGGTCACCGCTAGGCCGGTTGAAGGCACGGAGCTGGTGAGGAAAAATTCTGCCTTGCCTTCTGGGGACGTTCCTGAGGAGAGATTCAAAACCTCCACAACTGAGGAGAGGGCTCCAGAAGGGGGGATGGAGGTTGCCCCTGTTACTGAGGGAGTTAAGCCTAGACCAGTTGACGATGAGGGCGCTACAGAGAGGGTCGGGAGCAAGCGTCCTCCTCCTTCTGAAGCGCCTGCCTCGGCTCCTATCTCCAAGAGGTCTCGGGCCTCTAGAAGACCAGGTCCAGCTCTGCCTCCTctcgagaagaagaaggagacttCTGTGGTGCCTCTATTGTTTGCTCCCGACAATGACATTTTGAACGCGGAGGATATCACTCATCAATCTCCGGCGAGCGTTGTTGCAGAAATCTTGCGGGAGCGGATGTTTGGCGGGGTCACAGAAGCTTCGAATCCTCGTCTGCTTGCTCTCACTAGCCTTTTGGTGAGTTCTACACGAGAGCAAGTAGCATTCCGGTCTCGGACTCGAGAGGAGCTCGGAGGCACaattagggagatgcttctgatg CTGATGGGCTTTTTTATGGAGGTAGACGCCCGGGACGAGTCCATTCAGAGCACAGTGGACCGCCAGATTGAAGAGGCGCGTCTTGAAGAAAATTTAATCGCAACCAGCGACGCCCGGGGTCACCTTGCTGCAGCTCAGGAGCATCTGAAGACCCTTAGGGAGGAGCTGGCCCATACTAAGGAGGCTTTGGAGGGGGCTGATAAGAGGGTAGCTGCTGCGGAGGTCCGCCTTGATGAGGTCCTAGAGCAGCTGTCCTCCTTAGAGGAAACTCagaaggagagggatgaggcctGGCACCAGCACGAGTCGTTGAAGGCAGATTTCGATGTCGTGCTGGCTCAGAAGGATGAAGCCCTAGCTCGGGTTGTGGTCCTCGAGCAAGAGCTGAGCAAGCGTGCTGATAATGAAAAAGACCTGGCTCTAGCAGTTGAGGCATCCAGACTTCAAAACCAGCACCTCTGCCAGGAAGTCGAGGCCCTTAAGAAGAGGTGTTCAGCCTTGCTCGAGGATGCCAAGCACGCTGAGGACAGAGTCCAGTTGGAGTGTGAGGAGCGTTTATGGGAGTACAAGGAGTCGGCAGAGCTCAAAAGagagatcgagcaggcctgtgaagcttgtCTCCAAGGTTATAAGGACTCTTCGGAGTTGAAGGCCgggatagctgaggcctgtgaggaGCGACTTGCGGAATACAAAGCCTCTGACGAAATAAAGAATGCAATATGGCAAAAAGGCTTCCGCATGTTCGTCTCTGGATTCAATCGAGGCTTGAGGGAAGCCAGGTATGCCCCTTCCACCCCGCTAGTTGAACTCCGAGCTGCTGAGGAAGACTCCGATGGCGAGGAGGTGCTTTACGGGGAGGACGACAAACCTTTGCCCAAAGGAGTTCCTCACACTGCAACTGGGTCTCATAAAGAAGATGCCGAGCTGGGGGAGGAAGGTGAAGAAGGAAACAGCCAGTCCACAGTGGCTGATGCCAAGCTTCAGGAGGAAGATGCAGGCCCCAAGGAGGAGAAATTGTTCCTTTCGTAG